A window from Vulpes vulpes isolate BD-2025 chromosome 9, VulVul3, whole genome shotgun sequence encodes these proteins:
- the ARRDC2 gene encoding arrestin domain-containing protein 2 isoform X1 yields the protein MLFDKVKAFVVQLDGASAGAEPVFSGGQAVAGRVLLELAGPARVGALKLRARGRAHVHWTESRSAGSSTAYTQSYSERVEVVSHRATLLAPDTGETTTLPAGRHEFPFSFQLPPTLVTSFEGKHGSVRYCIKATLHRPWVPARRARKVFTVIEPVDINTPALLAPQAGALEKVARSWYSNRGLVSLSAKIDRKGYTPGEVIPVFAEIDNGSTRPVLPRAAVVQTQTFMARGARKQKRAVVASLAGEPVGPGRRALWQGRALRIPPVGPSILHCRVLHVDYSLKVCVDIPGTSKLLLELPLVIGTIPLHPFGSRSSSVGSHASFLLDWGLGALPERPEAPPEYSEVVADGEVAAMGQSSFPPLQDTDLSFEGPFFAYIQEFRYRPPPLYSEEDPNPPSEAMRPRCMTC from the exons ATGCTGTTCGACAAGGTGAAGGCGTTCGTGGTGCAGCTGGATGGCGCGAGCGCGGGCGCCGAGCCGGTTTTCAGCGGCGGCCAGGCCGTCGCGGGCCGGGTGCTGCTGGAGCTGGCGGGCCCGGCGCGCGTGGGCGCCCTGAAGCTGCGCGCCCGGGGCCGCGCCCACGTGCACTGGACCGAGTCGCGCAGCGCGGGCTCGAGCACCGCGTACACGCAGAGCTACAGCGAGCGTGTGGAGGTCGTGAGCCACCGTGCCACGCTACTCGCGCCAG ACACCGGGGAGACCACGACGCTGCCTGCGGGTCGCCACGAATTCCCGTTCAGCTTCCAGCTGCCTCC gaccctggtaaCATCATTCGAGGGTAAGCATGGCAGTGTCCGCTACTGCATCAAGGCCACCCTGCACCGGCCCTGGGTCCCTGCCCGCCGGGCGAGGAAGGTGTTCACTGTCATTGAGCCTGTGGACATCAACACCCCTGCCCTGCTG GCCCCTCAGGCGGGAGCTCTAGAGAAGGTTGCCCGATCCTGGTACAGCAACCGTGGTCTTGTCTCTCTCTCCGCCAAGATCGACCGAAAGGGTTACACGCCAG GTGAGGTCATCCCAGTCTTCGCTGAGATCGACAATGGCTCCACGCGCCCAGTGCTTCCTCGGGCCGCAGTGGTCCAGACGCAGACCTTCATGGCTCGGGGCGCCCGCAAGCAGAAACGAGCAGTGGTGGCCAGTCTCGCCGGCGAGCCTGTGGGCCCTGGGCGGCGGGCGCTGTGGCAGGGCCGGGCGCTGCGGATCCCCCCTGTGGGCCCTTCCATCCTGCACTGCCGGGTGCTACATGTGGACTACTCCCTCAAG GTCTGCGTGGACATCCCTGGCACATCCAAGTTGCTCCTGGAGCTGCCACTGGTCATCGGCACCATCCCCCTGCACCCTTTCGGGAGCCGCTCATCCAGCGTGGGCAGCCACGCCAGCTTCCTGCTGGACTGGGGGCTGGGAGCCCTGCCAGAGCggcctgagg CCCCTCCCGAGTACTCAGAGGTGGTGGCAGACGGGGAGGTGGCAGCCATGGGGCAGAGCTCCTTTCCACCACTGCAGGACACTGACTTGAGCTTCGAAGGCCCCTTCTTCGCCTATATCCAGGAATTCCGCTATCGCCCGCCACCCCTGTACTCCGAG GAGGATCCAAACCCACCCTCAGAGGCCATGAGGCCACGCTGCATGACCTGCTGA
- the ARRDC2 gene encoding arrestin domain-containing protein 2 isoform X2, with protein MRPGGVRSFALELARGPGGAYRGGERLCGRVLLEAAAPLRVRALEVAARGGAATHWLEGRSVGINAVSSDYAAAETYLRRRQLLLRDTGETTTLPAGRHEFPFSFQLPPTLVTSFEGKHGSVRYCIKATLHRPWVPARRARKVFTVIEPVDINTPALLAPQAGALEKVARSWYSNRGLVSLSAKIDRKGYTPGEVIPVFAEIDNGSTRPVLPRAAVVQTQTFMARGARKQKRAVVASLAGEPVGPGRRALWQGRALRIPPVGPSILHCRVLHVDYSLKVCVDIPGTSKLLLELPLVIGTIPLHPFGSRSSSVGSHASFLLDWGLGALPERPEAPPEYSEVVADGEVAAMGQSSFPPLQDTDLSFEGPFFAYIQEFRYRPPPLYSEEDPNPPSEAMRPRCMTC; from the exons ATGCGCCCGGGGGGCGTGCGCAGCTTCGCGCTGGAGCTGGCCCGGGGCCCCGGCGGCGCGTACCGCGGCGGGGAGCGGCTGTGCGGCCGGGTGCTGCTGGAGGCGGCGGCGCCGCTGCGGGTCAGGGCGCTCGAGGTGGCGGCACGCGGCGGGGCGGCGACGCACTGGCTCGAGGGCCGAAGCGTGGGCATCAACGCGGTGTCCAGCGACTACGCGGCCGCCGAGACGTACCTGCGGCGGCGGCAGCTGCTGCTCCGAG ACACCGGGGAGACCACGACGCTGCCTGCGGGTCGCCACGAATTCCCGTTCAGCTTCCAGCTGCCTCC gaccctggtaaCATCATTCGAGGGTAAGCATGGCAGTGTCCGCTACTGCATCAAGGCCACCCTGCACCGGCCCTGGGTCCCTGCCCGCCGGGCGAGGAAGGTGTTCACTGTCATTGAGCCTGTGGACATCAACACCCCTGCCCTGCTG GCCCCTCAGGCGGGAGCTCTAGAGAAGGTTGCCCGATCCTGGTACAGCAACCGTGGTCTTGTCTCTCTCTCCGCCAAGATCGACCGAAAGGGTTACACGCCAG GTGAGGTCATCCCAGTCTTCGCTGAGATCGACAATGGCTCCACGCGCCCAGTGCTTCCTCGGGCCGCAGTGGTCCAGACGCAGACCTTCATGGCTCGGGGCGCCCGCAAGCAGAAACGAGCAGTGGTGGCCAGTCTCGCCGGCGAGCCTGTGGGCCCTGGGCGGCGGGCGCTGTGGCAGGGCCGGGCGCTGCGGATCCCCCCTGTGGGCCCTTCCATCCTGCACTGCCGGGTGCTACATGTGGACTACTCCCTCAAG GTCTGCGTGGACATCCCTGGCACATCCAAGTTGCTCCTGGAGCTGCCACTGGTCATCGGCACCATCCCCCTGCACCCTTTCGGGAGCCGCTCATCCAGCGTGGGCAGCCACGCCAGCTTCCTGCTGGACTGGGGGCTGGGAGCCCTGCCAGAGCggcctgagg CCCCTCCCGAGTACTCAGAGGTGGTGGCAGACGGGGAGGTGGCAGCCATGGGGCAGAGCTCCTTTCCACCACTGCAGGACACTGACTTGAGCTTCGAAGGCCCCTTCTTCGCCTATATCCAGGAATTCCGCTATCGCCCGCCACCCCTGTACTCCGAG GAGGATCCAAACCCACCCTCAGAGGCCATGAGGCCACGCTGCATGACCTGCTGA